The following proteins are co-located in the Pyricularia oryzae 70-15 chromosome 1, whole genome shotgun sequence genome:
- a CDS encoding RNA-binding protein: MDELRFRSQQSPRTAEHQHTMNSLVSPPRNSNRHSQSFINTHDLRSNLPRRFTTDSGRVPTLSSLSSLPSPRGPPESQEFVNNAAIHKAQLIEKKRMEYEKIREQRRRFEAEMQKLDLQQRREEQELAAMQEDLGRIAGHQSEPTTPPEYRDAAGFPSVFSRPNRYSTSSLISPPGLLYNRPARSGSQLTSPHGSIMQSVRGFAYDDGLPARSMPGTRRNSDEDEKEEAVRQDPTSHRSTNALNRYSMPVTRSRTGFYGLDLDQTNTTRFLFGDEDNSAAEMNQYSQVQASDESFPTLSRHDDYSTLSSAITNGNASGVFSQQGGAASELSGISSVASIRRSFDMKAHDMGKFYAEAAEANNMVPPVQHGLSSPPKLQSSHSSNDVPTVKNGMGASVMGGTANNHANQHFHNHNASIGRIPAGAMASRHSRELSNENNGNNGTGREGGPGGHYASIGSALHASAMPYGQMGVLPQSQSQQQQGVAAPSMPTNGPNPAHQQYNNGFFNGGAPVYANGPNGVTAYSNGVPLLSTQLANMSIGGPSSMYPNQNYTGYGNIYTPATTRDSQARVIQNRRAMDNEAMSRFNNLPLESVGGTIYELCKDQHGCRYLQKQLEGRVPDQVHMIWLETNQHVVELMTDPFGNYLCQKLLEFCNEEERTVLIQNASQDMVRIALNQHGTRALQKMIEFINTEEQVQIIIESLRDRVVELIQDLNGNHVIQKCLNKLSCLHSQFIFDAVGAAAVEVGTHRHGCCVLQRCIDHASGDQKVWLIARITEHAVTLVQDPFGNYVVQYIIDLNEPTFTEPLVGMFRGRISFLSRHKFSSNVIEKCLRCSADVSKDMIAEEILAPGEIERLIRDSFANYVIQTALEYSTPMTKHRLVETIRPILPTVRSTPYGRRIQAKIQAFDNRSGQSSGQVTPADATQGQISINSANHARQQPSNVSILSSGYSSSLGGLNGASNNNNRTQQSMFPASNILTVPAPQSQQPQKSQQTPPVRAAPQFAPPHYGRIHHGMNGNTNNNGGQQYQNVSPTNVQQPNGQGAGADNGEQTWV; the protein is encoded by the exons ATGGACGAGCTGCGCTTTCGCTCGCAGCAGTCCCCGCGGACTGCGGAGCACCAGCACACGATGAACTCCCTTGTCTCACCCCCACGAAACTCGAACCGTCACTCCCAGTCCTTCATCAACACCCACGATCTCCGTTCGAACCTTCCTCGACGATTCACTACCGACTCGGGGCGCGTACCGACGCTGTCGTCTCTGAGCTCGCTGCCCAGCCCGCGCGGTCCTCCCGAGTCGCAGGAATTCGTAAACAATGCT GCGATTCATAAGGCTCAGTTG ATCGAGAAGAAGCGCATGGAATATGAGAAGATCCGGGAACAGAGGCGTCGCTTCGAGGCTGAGATGCAAAAGCTGGACCTTCAGCAGAGGCGTGAAGAGCAGGAGCTCGCAGCCATGCAGGAGGACCTTGGCCGTATTGCAGGCCACCAGTCGGAGCCCACGACACCGCCCGAATATCGCGACGCAGCTGGATTCCCCAGCGTCTTTTCGCGGCCCAACAGATATTCGACATCTAGCTTGATCTCACCCCCCGGCTTGCTGTACAACCGCCCAGCCAGGTCTGGGTCGCAGCTTACCTCGCCTCACGGCAGCATTATGCAGTCGGTGCGCGGCTTCGCCTATGACGACGGTCTTCCAGCGAGATCAATGCCCGGAACGCGAAGGAACAGTGACGAAGATGAGAAGGAAGAGGCCGTTCGGCAGGACCCGACTAGCCACCGGTCGACCAATGC TCTCAACCGTTATTCTATGCCAGTTACGCGTTCAAGGACAGGATTCTACGGGCTCGATCTTGATCAAACCAACACCACTCGATTCTTGTTTGGAGACGAGGATAACTCAGCAGCCGAGATGAACCAATACAGCCAGGTTCAAGCCTCTGATGAGAGCTTTCCTACACTCTCGCGCCATGATGACTACTCG ACTCTATCTTCCGCCATCACGAATGGCAACGCTTCTGGTGTCTTTTCGCAGCAGGGCGGTGCTGCTTCAGAACTCTCTGGCATATCCAGTGTGGCTTCCATCCGTCGCTCGTTCGATATGAAAGCTCATGACATGGGCAAATTCTATGCTGAGGCCGCCGAGGCGAACAACATGGTTCCCCCGGTGCAGCATGGCCTGTCGTCTCCCCCCAAGCTTCAAAGCTCTCACTCTTCCAACGATGTCCCCACCGTCAAGAACGGCATGGGAGCCTCGGTCATGGGCGGTACCGCGAACAACCATGCCAACCAGCACTTCCACAACCACAATGCCAGTATCGGCCGCATACCCGCTGGTGCCATGGCTTCTCGTCACAGCCGTGAGCTGTCTAACGAGAACAATGGCAATAATGGCACTGGTCGTGAGGGCGGCCCTGGTGGCCACTATGCCTCAATCGGCTCTGCTCTTCACGCAAGCGCGATGCCGTATGGTCAGATGGGCGTCCTTCCTCAGTCGCAgtcgcaacagcagcagggtGTTGCTGCCCCATCGATGCCCACCAACGGCCCGAACCCGGCTCATCAGCAGTACAACAATGGCTTTTTCAATGGCGGCGCTCCTGTCTACGCCAACGGTCCCAACGGCGTGACTGCCTACTCGAACGGCGTTCCTCTGCTCTCCACCCAGCTCGCCAACATGAGCATTGGCGGCCCTTCTTCCATGTATCCCAACCAGAACTACACCGGATACGGCAACATCTACACTCCCGCCACAACCCGTGACAGCCAGGCTCGCGTGATTCAGAACAGACGCGCCATGGATAACGAGGCCATGAGTCGCTTCAACAACTTGCCGCTAGAGTCGGTCGGCGGTACAATCTACGAGCTTTGTAAAGATCAACACGGGTGTCGTTACCTCCAGAAGCAGCTGGAGGGCCGTGTTCCCGACCAGGTTCACATGATCTGGCTCGAGACCAACCAGCATGTCGTTGAGCTGATGACTGACCCCTTCGGCAACTACCTTTGCCAGAAGCTCTTGGAGTTCTGCAACGAGGAAGAGCGCACTGTTCTGATTCAAAATGCCTCTCAGGACATGGTGCGCATCGCGCTCAACCAGCACGGTACCCGTGCTCTCCAGAAGATGATTGAGTTCATCAACACCGAGGAGCAAGTGCAGATCATCATCGAGTCCCTCCGCGATCGTGTTGTGGAGCTTATCCAGGATCTGAACGGCAACCACGTTATCCAAAAGTGCCTGAACAAGCTTAGCTGCCTCCACTCCCAGTTTATCTTTGACGCTGTCGGTGCCGCTGCTGTCGAGGTCGGCACACACCGTCATGGCTGCTGTGTCCTGCAAAGGTGTATCGACCACGCTTCCGGTGACCAGAAGGTCTGGCTCATTGCTCGCATCACAGAGCATGCCGTGACTCTTGTCCAGGACCCCTTCGGCAACTATGTGGTTCAGTACATCATTGACCTTAACGAGCCAACTTTCACCGAGCCCCTTGTCGGTATGTTCCGCGGTCGCATCAGCTTCTTATCGCGCCACAAGTTCTCGTCCAACGTCATCGAGAAGTGCCTGCGCTGCTCGGCGGACGTCTCCAAGGACATGATTGCCGAGGAAATCCTTGCACCAGGCGAGATAGAGCGGCTTATCAGGGATTCCTTTGCCAACTATGTCATCCAGACTGCTCTGGAATACTCGACGCCGATGACAAAACACCGCCTTGTGGAGACCATCCGTCCCATCTTGCCCACGGTTCGATCGACCCCGTACGGCCGTCGCATCCAGGCCAAGATCCAGGCCTTTGACAACCGCAGCGGCCAGTCCAGCGGTCAGGTCACTCCTGCTGATGCTACCCAAGGCCAGATCAGTATCAACAGCGCCAACCATGCTCGTCAGCAGCCGAGCAATGTCTCGATCCTGTCGTCGGGATACTCGAGCAGCCTTGGAGGTCTCAATGGTGCTAGCAATAACAACAACCGCACTCAGCAGTCAATGTTCCCGGCTTCAAACATCTTGACTGTTCCCGCTCCTCAATCGCAACAGCCCCAGAAGTCGCAGCAGACTCCTCCCGTGCGCGCTGCCCCTCAGTTTGCGCCGCCTCACTACGGCCGCATTCATCATGGCATGAATGGCAAcaccaacaacaatggtggtCAGCAGTACCAGAATGTGTCCCCTACCAATGTCCAGCAGCCAAATGGCCAGGGTGCCGGTGCCGACAATGGCGAGCAGACCTGGGTCTAA
- a CDS encoding carnitine O-acetyltransferase, whose amino-acid sequence MSKNHGGIPEEGGITFAAQDSLPKLPIPDLERTCEKYLAALKPLQSPREHGETRNAVQEFLRHDGPELQEKLKKYAEGQTSYIEQFWYDSYLNFDNPVVLNLNPFFLLEDDPTPARNNQVTRAASLVVSALEFVRAVRKEELPPDKVKNTPLCMYQYSRLFGTARVPTENGCQIEQDPHSKHIVVMAHGQFYWFDALDDNSDVIMTEKDISINLQTIVDDASLTPIQEAAKGALGVLSTENRKVWSGLRDILTRDEGSNNADCLGIIDSALFILCLDYTEPATAAELCQNMLCGTSEIEKGVQIGTCTNRWYDKLQIIVCKNGSAGINFEHTGVDGHTVLRFASDVYTDTILRFARTINGHSPTLWASTSPDPSKRDPESFGDVIPTPHKLEWDLVPEVSIAVRFAETRLADLIGQNEFECLDFSAYGKNFITSMGFSPDAFVQMAYQAAYYGLYGRAECTYEPAMTKFFLHGRTEAVRSVTDESINFIQNFWADNPAEAKVEALRAACKKHVNMTKDCAKAQGCDRHLYALFCLWQRLVDEDAGTTTNGYSSGMSDNEGAVSERSPSPTATTATATGEKEKENGEGLRSRGESTSSSQRSVKYATLPLIFADPGWDKLNTTILSTSNCGNPSLRQFGFGPVSGDGFGIGYIIKDERISMCVASKHRQTKRFVDALESYLLEIRRILRLASRRAASSTADGGPLAGSIAEAKQQTTRAREVDDEQRQQYRRPSQQTNRLKSRGRMIAGPGLEGLMRSKSSMTGTTSPTSESLAMSEDDELGGYGFFDAGMLLQALKARNTHFDVGETRASERAAVQARRNNVGKKLRLIDY is encoded by the exons ATGTCCAAGAATCACGGCGGGATACCCGAGGAGGGCGGTATCACTTTCGCCGCCCAGGATTCTCTGCCGAAGCTTCCTATCCCAGACCTAGAGCGCACTTGCGAAAAGTACCTCGCTGCTCTGAAGCCATTACAGTCGCCCAGGGAGCATGGCGAAACTCGGAATGCCGTCCAGGAATTCTTGAGGCACGACGGCCCAGAGCTACAAGAGAAGCTGAAGAAGTATGCTGAGGGCCAGACGAGCTACATCGAGCAATTTT GGTACGACTCGTACCTGAATTTCGATAACCCAGTGGTTCTCAATCTTAACCCTTTCTTTCTCCTTGAGGATGACCCAACTCCTGCTCGTAATAACCAAGTCACCCGTGCCGCTTCACTCGTCGTATCAGCACTCGAGTTTGTTCGTGCAGTGAGAAAGGAGGAGCTGCCGCCAGACAAGGTCAAAAACACGCCACTATGCATGTACCAGTACTCCCGCCTCTTTGGCACCGCTCGTGTGCCTACCGAGAATGGCTGCCAGATCGAGCAAGACCCCCACTCGAAACATATTGTAGTCATGGCGCATGGTCAGTTCTATTGGTTTGACGCACTCGACGACAATTCGGACGTTATCATGACGGAGAAGGACATTTCTATCAACCTTCAGACTATTGTTGACGACGCCAGCCTTACTCCTATTCAGGAGGCAGCCAAGGGTGCTCTCGGTGTCCTGAGCACCGAGAACCGCAAGGTCTGGTCAGGCCTCAGGGATATCTTGACCCGCGACGAAGGGTCCAACAACGCCGACTGTCTCGGCATCATCGACTCGGCCCTCTTCATCCTCTGCCTCGACTACACCGAGCCCGCGACGGCCGCAGAGCTCTGCCAAAACATGCTGTGCGGCACAAGCGAGATTGAGAAGGGTGTTCAAATTGGAACATGCACAAATCGGTGGTACGACAAGCTGCAAATCATTGTTTGTAAGAACGGCAGCGCAGGCATCAACTTTGAACACACCGGTGTCGATGGACACACAGTTCTCCGGTTCGCCAGCGACGTCTACACCGACACTATCCTTCGTTTTGCCAGGACTATCAATGGCCACTCCCCCACCCTTTGGGCGTCAACCAGTCCAGACCCTTCCAAAAGGGATCCCGAGAGCTTTGGAGATGTCATTCCGACTCCGCACAAATTGGAGTGGGATCTGGTACCCGAGGTCAGCATAGCAGTACGCTTCGCAGAAACCAGACTTGCTGACCTGATCGGCCAAAATGAGTTTGAGTGCCTCGACTTCTCGGCGTACGGCAAGAATTTCATCACCTCGATGGGGTTCTCTCCTGATGCATTTGTCCAGATGGCCTACCAGGCTGCCTACTATGGCCTTTACGGCCGCGCAGAGTGCACCTACGAGCCCGCCATGACCAAGTTCTTTCTCCATGGCCGGACAGAGGCCGTCCGCTCCGTCACGGATGAGTCCATCAACTTCATACAGAACTTTTGGGCAGACAACCCAGCAGAAGCCAAAGTCGAGGCGCTACGGGCGGCTTGCAAGAAGCACGTGAACATGACGAAAGACTGCGCCAAGGCTCAGGGGTGCGACAGACATTTGTATGCGCTTTTCTGCCTCTGGCAGCGATTAGTCGATGAGGATGCCGGCACGACGACAAACGGGTACTCGAGCGGAATGAGCGACAACGAAGGGGCCGTTTCGGAGAGGTCGCCGTCCCCTACCGCCACCACTGCCACCGCCACTGgggagaaggagaaggaaaaCGGCGAGGGGCTGAGATCTAGGGGTGAAAGCACCTCGTCATCGCAACGTTCCGTCAAGTACGCGACGCTACCGCTCATCTTTGCCGATCCAGGCTGGGACAAGCTCAACACAACGATCCTCTCCACGTCCAACTGCGGCAACCCCTCCCTCCGCCAGTTCGGCTTCGGCCCCGTCTCGGGCGACGGTTTCGGCATCGGCTACATCATCAAGGACGAGCGCATCTCGATGTGCGTAGCGAGCAAGCACCGGCAGACTAAGCGCTTCGTCGACGCCCTCGAGAGCTACCTGCTCGAGATTCGCCGGATCCTTCGCCTCGCCAGCCGCAGGGCCGCCTCCTCCACCGCCGACGGGGGCCCACTGGCCGGCAGCATTGCCGAGGCAAAGCAGCAGACGACGCGCGCCCGCGAGGTCGACGACGAACAACGCCAGCAGTACCGCCGCCCCTCGCAGCAGACTAACAGACTCAAGTCCAGGGGCAGGATGATCGCCGGCCCGGGGCTGGAGGGGCTGATGCGCTCAAAGTCATCGATGACGGGCACGACTTCGCCCACGTCGGAAAGTCTGGCTATGAGTGAGGATGACGAGCTTGGCGGCT ACGGCTTTTTCGACGCGGGAATGCTGCTGCAGGCCCTCAAGGCCCGCAACACCCACTTTGACGTGGGCGAGACGAGGGCGAGCGAGAGGGCGGCCGTGCAGGCGAGGAGGAACAATGTCGGCAAGAAGCTGCGGCTCATCGACTACTAA